In Pseudoliparis swirei isolate HS2019 ecotype Mariana Trench chromosome 9, NWPU_hadal_v1, whole genome shotgun sequence, a genomic segment contains:
- the LOC130199917 gene encoding uncharacterized protein LOC130199917: protein MAQSLDGNAKEVPISQTVEGSPTSPARALPADERENVHSAESSSCSIQGESGKPTHGCICAENRQVAVVAGTAVRAVPHSGRGLASSVVAAIKHVITPVCTWKRADVDSILVEARKMAWNVTANELAAFLSQNAVFGKNWDVDLGKTAGYSLQGLDDETVVKGKLEELLDRDGMCLLSLNGAVSVVVKHDKYIVVVDCGVRSASGMSATTGASVAVFNSGMADLMYHIRPLQKSLNADRCAIRSISVRERLGETACLATLTSLSVNPVAHAMSVSCDGDNSDDMDAEATSDVIHYAHVVSSDAGSSDVVVEAFSDDTHAVNDRPARCNNDVMIVRGSFHQGDDRFEFPGVQCMAIALVTVDILKRWLLTPFNNPQSAEERNYNTRHSQARAVVERSIGLLKGRLHVPATSQTPFPMHIHTQVEFNSVWM from the exons ATGGCTCAGTCACTGGATGGGAATGCCAAG gaAGTCCCAATCTCCCAGACTGTGGAAGGTTCTCCAACATCTCCTGCCAGGGCTCTGCCAGCGGATGAGAGGGAGAATGTCCACAGCGCTGAGAGCTCATCCTGCTCCATCCAAGGTGAGAGCGGTAAACCTACTCATGGGTGCATCTGTGCAGAGAACCGGCAAGTCGCTGTGGTTGCTGGCACTGCTGTAAGGGCAGTACCACATTCTGGACGAGGTCTTGCAAGTAGTGTTGTCGCTGCAATCAAACATGTGATTACTCCTGTATGCACATGGAAGAGGGCAGACGTTGACAGCATACTTGTAGAAGCTCGCAAAATGGCCTGGAATGTAACTGCAAACGAATTGGCCGCGTTTCTCTCACAGAATGCTGTGTTTGGAAAGAATTGGGACGTTGATCTGGGCAAGACGGCGGGTTACAGTTTGCAGGGTTTAGATGATGAGACTGTGGTGAAAGGAAAACTGGAGGAACTGCTGGATAGAGATGGGATGTGTCTCCTGAGTCTTAACGGTGCAGTGAGTGTCGTGGTCAAACATGACAAGTACATTGTGGTCGTGGATTGTGGTGTACGCAGTGCGTCTGGGATGTCAGCAACAACTGGCGCTTCTGTAGCGGTCTTCAACTCAGGCATGGCGGATCTGATGTATCACATTAGACCGCTGCAGAAGTCCCTAAACGCTGACCGTTGTGCTATTCGCAGCATTTCAGTGAGAGAAAGACTGGGTGAAACTGCATGTTTGGCAACACTGACATCACTGTCTGTAAACCCAGTTGCACACGCCATGTCAGTCAGCTGTGATGGAGACAACAGTGATGACATGGATGCTGAGGCAACCAGTGACGTCATTCATTACGCACATGTAGTCAGCTCTGATGCAGGCAGCAGTGATGTGGTTGTTGAGGCATTCAGTGATGACACACATGCAGTCAATGACAGACCTGCCAGGTGTaacaatgatgtcatgattGTTAGGGGATCCTTTCACCAGGGGGATGACCGGTTTGAGTTTCCAGGTGTTCAGTGCATGGCCATAGCCCTG GTGACAGTGGATATCCTCAAGCGGTGGCTGCTCACCCCGTTCAACAACCCGCAGAGCGCAGAGGAGCGAAATTACAACACTCGCCACAGCCAGGCACGAGCTGTGGTAGAGCGCTCAATAGGCCTGCTAAAGGGCAG GCTGCATGTACCGGCCACGAGCCAGACCCCCTTCCCCATGCACATCCACACCCAGGTGGAGTTCAACAGCGTCTGGATGTGA